In Terriglobia bacterium, a single window of DNA contains:
- a CDS encoding DPP IV N-terminal domain-containing protein → MVVAQQPTTKVTAEDYAHAEKFMPYETAPLVYGIVRPTWLQDDRFWYRENTPEGFQFVIVDAQGKKTPAFDQAKVAAALSEASGKTQNAEKLPMGELAEDAQSVTFRVGPKSYRCDVQGTKCEPVNAEQIRNEVLSPDKKLAAFIRNWNLWVRDAATGKETQLTTDGVTDFGYATDNAGWIRSDRPIVVWSPDSKKIATFQQDQRKDGEMYLVSTTVGHPKLDAWKYPLPGDKDVTMIERVIIDVNPAKVVRLQMPPDQHRGTLCDHLICRGSKWEDVQWSPDSKTIAFVSTSRDHKQENLRIADAATGKVRDVYEETSPTYFESGNGAVNWRYLPESNEFIWYSERDNWGQLYLYDLNGKLKNQITTGEGQAAQVLRVDEKNREIYYLGLGKQKGVNPYFPQLYRIGFDGKNQKLLTPENANHDVVMSKSGKYFADTYSKPDVPQVTLLRDEDGKTIATVEKADISKLVATGWKPPTPITVKARDGVTDLYGLMFQPTKLDPNKKYPIINHIYPGPQGGSVGTRAFVPARGDCQALAELGFIVIEVDGMGNPGRSKKFHDFYYENMGDNTLPDQIAAMKQLAAKYPYIDLERAGIYGHSGGGFATADAMFRYPDFFKVGISEAGNHDNRVYEDDWAEKWQGLLKKNPDGTTNYDNQANEDIAKNLKGHLLLAHGTGDTNVPPNNTLLVVDALIKANKDFDLIMLPNRNHGFGNEAYMVRRRWDYFVRWLAGEEPPHEYQMHTPADPRAAMGF, encoded by the coding sequence ATGGTGGTGGCGCAGCAGCCCACAACGAAAGTCACAGCGGAAGATTATGCGCATGCGGAGAAGTTCATGCCGTATGAGACAGCGCCGCTGGTGTATGGGATCGTGCGGCCGACGTGGTTGCAGGATGACCGGTTCTGGTATCGGGAGAACACGCCGGAGGGGTTCCAGTTCGTGATCGTCGATGCGCAGGGAAAGAAGACGCCGGCGTTCGACCAGGCGAAGGTTGCGGCGGCGTTGTCGGAGGCTTCGGGAAAGACGCAGAACGCGGAGAAGTTGCCGATGGGTGAACTGGCGGAAGATGCGCAGTCGGTGACGTTTCGGGTGGGGCCGAAGAGCTACAGGTGTGACGTGCAGGGGACGAAGTGCGAGCCAGTGAACGCTGAGCAGATTCGGAACGAAGTCCTCTCGCCGGATAAGAAGCTGGCGGCGTTCATTCGCAACTGGAACTTGTGGGTGCGGGATGCGGCGACAGGTAAAGAAACGCAGCTTACGACGGATGGTGTGACGGATTTCGGCTACGCGACGGACAACGCGGGATGGATTCGAAGCGACAGGCCGATCGTGGTGTGGTCGCCGGATTCGAAGAAGATTGCGACGTTCCAGCAGGACCAGCGCAAAGATGGCGAGATGTACCTGGTGAGCACGACGGTGGGGCATCCGAAGCTGGACGCGTGGAAGTATCCGCTGCCGGGGGACAAGGATGTGACGATGATCGAGCGGGTAATCATCGATGTGAATCCGGCGAAGGTGGTGCGGTTGCAGATGCCGCCGGACCAGCATCGCGGGACGCTGTGCGACCACCTGATCTGTCGCGGGTCGAAGTGGGAGGATGTGCAGTGGAGTCCGGACTCGAAGACGATTGCATTCGTTTCGACGTCGCGCGACCACAAGCAGGAGAATCTGCGAATCGCGGACGCGGCGACGGGGAAGGTGCGCGACGTGTACGAAGAGACGTCTCCGACGTATTTCGAGTCGGGCAATGGCGCGGTGAACTGGCGGTACCTGCCGGAGTCGAATGAGTTCATCTGGTACTCGGAGCGAGACAACTGGGGTCAGCTTTATCTGTACGATCTGAACGGCAAGTTGAAGAACCAGATCACGACGGGCGAGGGACAGGCAGCGCAGGTGCTGCGAGTGGATGAGAAGAACCGGGAGATTTATTACCTCGGCCTCGGAAAGCAAAAAGGGGTGAACCCATATTTCCCGCAGTTGTACCGCATCGGGTTCGATGGGAAGAATCAGAAGCTGCTGACGCCGGAGAACGCGAACCACGATGTAGTGATGTCGAAGTCAGGGAAGTATTTCGCCGACACGTATTCAAAGCCGGATGTGCCGCAGGTGACGTTGCTGCGCGACGAGGATGGGAAGACGATCGCGACGGTCGAGAAGGCGGATATTTCGAAGCTGGTGGCGACGGGGTGGAAGCCGCCGACCCCGATCACGGTGAAGGCGCGCGATGGCGTGACCGACCTATATGGATTGATGTTCCAGCCGACAAAGCTCGATCCGAATAAGAAATATCCGATCATCAATCACATTTATCCGGGGCCGCAGGGCGGCAGCGTGGGGACGCGGGCATTTGTTCCGGCGCGAGGCGACTGCCAGGCGCTGGCGGAATTGGGATTCATCGTGATCGAGGTGGATGGGATGGGGAATCCGGGGCGGTCGAAGAAGTTCCATGACTTCTATTACGAGAACATGGGCGACAACACGCTTCCGGACCAGATTGCGGCGATGAAACAACTGGCGGCGAAGTATCCGTACATCGATCTCGAGCGCGCGGGAATTTATGGGCACTCGGGCGGTGGGTTCGCAACAGCGGACGCGATGTTCCGGTATCCGGATTTCTTCAAGGTAGGAATTTCGGAGGCGGGGAATCATGACAATCGCGTGTACGAGGACGACTGGGCGGAGAAGTGGCAGGGGCTACTGAAGAAGAATCCGGATGGCACGACCAATTACGACAACCAGGCGAACGAAGATATCGCGAAGAACCTGAAAGGGCATCTGCTGCTGGCGCACGGAACAGGGGACACGAACGTTCCGCCGAACAACACCCTGCTGGTGGTTGATGCGCTGATCAAGGCCAACAAGGATTTCGACTTGATCATGCTGCCGAACCGGAATCATGGGTTCGGCAATGAAGCGTACATGGTTCGGCGGCGTTGGGATTATTTCGTGAGGTGGCTGGCGGGCGAGGAGCCTCCGCACGAGTACCAGATGCATACGCCGGCGGACCCGAGAGCGGCGATGGGGTTCTGA
- a CDS encoding serine hydrolase domain-containing protein, producing MKRQLGRLIVTLIVLSTCALGQVSKEQIDAIFRPLVKDQGPGMAVGVIRDGKLVFAKGYGVADLEKGTRITPDTDFRLASVTKQFTAMAIMLLVHDGKLQYDETLTKIFSEFPQYGRDITIRELLNHTSGLKDYGEIYLKQMGENTPMDQVPQLLDKDVLKIMEQQTGTSFPPGTKWEYSNSGYAVLAMVIEKVSGQPYEDFVRERIFKPLGMKKTVAFVNGVNEVPNRAFGYNKDKATGKFALGDQSPTSAVLGDGGIYTSIREMAKWDKGLREHKLLSEAEMREALTPVAVAEGRKRKDETMLEYGFGWFLDPYKRHERQYHDGGTTGFRTTIQRFPKDGLTVIVLANRTDLDPDAEALKVADLYLK from the coding sequence ATGAAAAGGCAATTAGGTCGGTTGATAGTGACGTTGATTGTCCTGTCGACGTGTGCATTGGGGCAGGTGAGCAAGGAGCAGATTGATGCGATTTTTCGACCGCTTGTGAAAGATCAGGGGCCGGGGATGGCGGTTGGGGTGATTCGGGATGGAAAACTGGTTTTTGCCAAGGGGTATGGGGTGGCAGACCTGGAGAAAGGGACGCGGATCACGCCGGATACGGATTTCCGGCTGGCGTCGGTGACGAAACAGTTCACGGCGATGGCGATCATGCTGCTGGTGCACGATGGCAAGCTGCAGTACGACGAGACGCTGACGAAGATATTTTCAGAGTTTCCGCAGTATGGGCGTGACATCACGATTCGCGAGTTGTTGAACCACACTTCGGGGCTGAAGGATTATGGCGAGATTTATCTGAAGCAAATGGGAGAAAACACTCCGATGGATCAGGTTCCGCAGCTGCTCGACAAAGACGTGCTGAAGATTATGGAGCAGCAAACCGGGACGAGTTTTCCGCCGGGAACGAAGTGGGAGTACAGCAATTCCGGGTACGCGGTGCTCGCGATGGTAATAGAGAAGGTTTCGGGGCAGCCTTACGAGGATTTTGTGCGTGAGCGGATTTTCAAGCCGCTGGGGATGAAGAAGACGGTCGCGTTCGTGAATGGCGTGAACGAGGTCCCGAACCGTGCGTTTGGATACAACAAGGACAAAGCTACGGGGAAATTCGCGCTTGGCGATCAGAGTCCGACCTCGGCGGTGCTGGGGGATGGTGGGATCTACACGTCGATTAGAGAAATGGCGAAGTGGGATAAGGGGCTTCGCGAGCACAAGCTGCTGAGCGAAGCGGAGATGCGCGAGGCACTGACGCCGGTGGCGGTCGCGGAAGGACGGAAACGAAAAGACGAGACGATGCTTGAGTACGGGTTCGGGTGGTTTTTGGATCCGTATAAAAGGCACGAGCGGCAGTATCACGATGGTGGGACGACGGGGTTTCGGACGACTATTCAGCGGTTTCCGAAAGACGGGCTGACGGTGATTGTGCTGGCGAATCGGACGGACCTGGATCCGGATGCGGAGGCGTTGAAGGTAGCGGATTTGTATCTGAAGTAG